GTTGAGAAAGCCCTTCTTCAGCGTGTAGCCCCATAGTCCAACCACCGCCATGCCCCCGATGCCGAGCTGTACCAGCGACAGCAGCGAGCCGCCTCCCATCAACAGAGCGACCACCCCCAATAGCACCAGCAGGCTGTAGAAGGCACCCAGCGAGATATATGCGCGATTCATGTTCATTGGCCCCACATCCTCCGTTACGACCGACAATGGCTGTTGTTGTTGGCTGACGTCGTATTGGCAGTCTGGCATATTTCTCGCCGCACATGGGTTATGCAATGGTCATACGGAGCCTTCGGCGATCATAGTTGCCGGTCGTCGACGCCGGTCTTGCTTGGCACGAACCAGCGCACGTCGCGCAGATCCTTCTCGATCAGCTCCTCGACCTCGAGCAGTGTGGCAAATATCGCCATGCGCACCGGAATGCCGTTGTCGGTCTGGCGAAAGATCGCCAGGCGCGGGTCGCCATTGAGGTTGACGCTGAGGTCGTTGGCGCCGGGGCGGCTGTCGCGGGGAAGCGGATGCATGACGATAGTGGTGGGCGAGCAGCACTGATCGAGAAAGGCGCGCTCGACGATGAAATCCTGGGAGATGCCGGCGAAGCTCTCGGACATCTCGTCTGTGAAGCGCTCACGCTGGATACGCGTGGTGTAGACCACATCGAGATCGGAGAAGTCGCTTGCCAGGCTCTCGCGCTGCTCGACGCGGTGGCCTCGCGAGACGACCATATCGACGAGATGGCTCGGCATCTCGAGTCCCGGCGGCGAGACCAGCGTGATGCGCATGGGATCGTAGAGCGACAGCAGCTTGATCAGCGAGTGCACGGTACGCCCGTACTTGAGATCGCCGGTCATCAGCAGGTGGGCACCTGCCAGGCGCTTGCCGAGCCGGGTGAACTCCTTGTCGATGGTGTAGAGGTCGAGCAGCGCCTGGCTGGGGTGCTCGCCGGGGCCGTCGCCGCCGTTGATCACCGGCACGTTGGTGGCCTGGGCAAACTCGGCCACCGAGCCCTGGTCCGGGTGGCGCATGACGATGGCATCCACATAGCCGCCCATCACCCGGCTGGTGTCATAGAGCGACTCGCCTTTGGCCATCGACGAAAAGGTGAACCCGGTGGTGTCGCATACGCTGCCGCCCAGACGGCAGAAGGCGGCATTGAAACTGATGCGCGTGCGTGTACTGGCCTCGAAGAACAGGTTGCCGAGCACCGCCCCCTCCAGCACCCGAGTCACTTTTCTGCGCTGGGCAATCGGCTCCATGCGGGCGGCGACGCGCAGCAGGTGATCGACGTGTTCGCGGGAGAGAGAATCGACGGAGAGCAGGTGGGATGTCATCGGAGCCTCGCAGAGCGACAAGGAAGTGGCCGCTAGTGTAACCGGCAATTCACCGGGCATCACGGGCTGTGACGATGAGATGCACGCTCATGCTTGTGATCTGCAACCAGGCTCTTCTATCTTTCATAAAGGTTGACGGCGTCAGGGAGTTGGCGCCGGTTCATTACGTGTGACAAAGGAGTGCAAGCACATGAGCGATCAGAACCAACCACCGCAGCATCAAGACAAGCAGCCCGGCGAAGAGCATGAGATGCGGCCCGAGCCGGAGTACATCCGCGCAAGCTACCGCGGCAGCGACAAGCTCAAGGGCAAGGTGGCGATAATTACTGGCGGTGACAGCGGCATCGGTCGTGCGGTGGCGGTGCACTACGCCCGTGAAGGGGCAGATAGCGTCATCGTCTATCTCGACGAGCAGCGTGATGCTGAGGACACCCAGGCGCTGATCGAGGCCGAAGGCCGGCGCTGCCTGCTGATCAAGGGCGATGTCGGCGAGGCGTCGTTCTGTCGCGAAGTGGTCGACAAGGCCCTGGAGACCTTCGGCAAGATCGATATCGTGGTCAACAACGCCGCCGAGCAGTATGACTGGGACGACATCACCGATATTCCCGACGATCAGTTGCAACGCACCTTCCAGACCAACATCTTCAGCCATTTCTACATGATCAAGGCGGCGCTGCCGCACATGCGCGAGGGGGGGGCGATCATCGCCAGCTCCTCGATCAACGCCTTCAAGGGCAATCCGTCACTGATCGACTACAGCGCGACCAAGGGCGCCATCCAAGGCTTGATCCGCTCGCTGGCAATCCCGCTGGTCAGCAAGGGGATTCGCATCAATGCCGTGGCGCCCGGCCCGGTGTGGACGCCGCTAATTCCGGCCAGCTTCGATGAAGAAAAAGTCGCGAGCTTTGGCGACCAGGTGCCGATGGGACGTGCGGCCCAGCCCAGCGAGATGGGCCCGGCCTATGTCTATCTGGCCTGCGAGGACTCCTCCTACATGACCGGCCAGACGATGCACCTCAATGGCGGCGTGGTGCTCAATACCTGACACGCCGGCAGGCACTCAAGCGCGTCTGGCGATCTCTTCCTGAGCCTGCATGCTGGTCGGCAGGCGTCCACCGATCAGTAGGGTAATCTCTTGGGCGGCACGGCTGACAAGGCCGCCCAGTTCGGTCAGGCGCGATTCGGGAATCCGTGCCATGGGACCGGAGACCGAAATGGCACCGATCGGCAGAGTCTGCTCGTCGTGAATCGAGGCCGCCACGCAGTGCAGGCCGACGGCATGCTCCTCGCGGTCGCAGGCATAACCCTGGCGGCGAATCTCGGCAAGCCCCTCGCGCAGACGCGAGGGTGTATCGATGGTGTTGTCGGTAACGCGAGGCAGGCCACGTGCCTGAAGGATGCGCTCGATCTCCGTGTCTGGTAGCCAGGCCAGCAGGGCCTTGCCGACGCCTGAGGCGTGCAGCGGTGCGCGGGAGCCGAGCCGGGTGATCATGCGCATCATCTGCGGCGACTCGCTTTGTGCCAGGAAGACCGCCCAGCCATCATCGCGAATGCCCAGATTGGTCGACTCGCCGCTCTCGTTGGTGAGCTGGCGCAAGTAGGGGCGTGCAGTCGCCACGAAATCCCGCGCCTCGAGGAAGGTATTGCCGATCTGGAAGGTCTTGACGCCGATCTTCCATAGCCCGAGTTCACTGTCCTGTGTGATGAAGCCCTGCTTGTGCAGCGCCTGCAGTAGGCGATGCGTGGTGGAGGGCGCCAGCCCTACGATCTGAGCGATATCCGAGAGCGCAAGCCCCATGGGCGCGGCAGCCAGGCCTTCGAGGATATTGAGCCCGCGCACCAGCGACTGGCTATGGCCACCACTGCTCTTGCTCGCGCCGGCAGGCCGACCCACCGGCTTACGTTTGCTCTCGGTCACGCCCGATCTCCCAGGTTACCCACGCCTACATGCTTCTCGGCATAGGATACACACTCGTCCAAGAGCTGTCGTGCCAGCGGAAACCCTTTCCATTTTAATTTCCGGCACGCGCCTGCAGGCGCAGCAGGGCGATACGGTTGACCTGCTCGATCGCGGTGCGGCGCTCCTCGTCCAGGCTATTGTCGAGGCGTGTCGCAAAGGCCGTGAGAATGGCGTACCTGTCCTGCCCCTTGACCGCCATCACGAAGGGAAAGCCGAAGCGGGCCTTGTAAGCTTCGTTGAGACGTTCGAAACGGGCGAACTCCTCCGGGGAGCACTGGTCAAGACCGGCGCCGGCCTGCTCGCGGCTCGAGTCCTGGGTCAGCTTGCCGGCCAGTGCCGCCTTGCCGGCAAGGTCGGGGTGGGCACGTATCACTTCGAGCTGGCGCTCGGCACTCGCGGCGTTGAGCACCTGCCCCATGGCGCTGGCAAGGCCGGCGGGGGTGTCCTGGGCCTGGCTCAGTCCAGCTTCCCAGGCTAGCGCGGCGATCCACGGCGAGTGTTCATAGATCTCGCCATACACCTGGACGAACGCATCGCGGGACAGGCTACTGGGGGCAGGTAAAAGAGTGAGTTCGCTCATCGAAGCTCCTAGAGATGTAAGAGTGGGTTAACGTCGATACCATGACTGTATACAATAATTTTTGGAATGTACTCTTGTAGTCAAAAAGGTGGATGGAGAGGAAAATGATATGGGACGTCTGACCACGCATGTACTCGATACCTCGCTGGGCCGCCCGGGGCACGGCATTCGTATCGAGATCTTTCGTCTGGAGGGCGAGCAGCGCACCCGCCTGGGCGAGACGGTGACCAACGACGATGGTCGCTGCGATGCGCCGCTGCTGGAGGGCGAGGCATTCAGCGTAGGCGAGTACGAGCTGCTGTTCCATGCAGGCGACTACCTGCAGCGCCAAGGTGTCGTGGCTCGCGAGCCATGTTTTCTCGATCGTATCCCGCTGCGCTTCGGCGTGGCCGATGCCGGTGAGCACTATCATGTGCCGCTGCTGCTATCGCCCTACAGCTACTCCACCTACCGTGGCAGCTGACCGACAACGATGAACCACAACGAGCGCTAGTCCATGCAAGCCTACCTGCTTGAGTTTTCCAACATGCTGCTGCGCTGGCTGCATGTAATCGCCGCCATCGCCTGGATTGGCGAGTCGATCTATTTCGTGATGCTGGACAACAGCCTGCGTACGCCGCGAGACGAGGGCGATCGCCGCAAGGGGGTGTTCGGCGAGATGTGGGCCGTCCACGGGGGCGGCTTCTACCATAACCAGAAGTACGCCACGAGTCCCGCGAAGCTGCCCGACGACTTGCACTGGTCGTTCTGGAAGGCATACACCACCTGGTTATCGGGATTTGCGCTGTTCGTGCTGCTTTACATGGCCAACCCCGGCTTCTACTTGGTCAACCCCAACAGCAGTTGGGCATGGGCCGCCAACATGAGCGGTTGGCAGGCCAATATCGCCGCCTTGCTGTTCCTGCTGCTTGGCTGGGTGGTCTATAACGAGCTGTGCAAACGCATCAGCCCCAACATGGAGCGGGACGGAATCCTGAGCCTGGCGGTGGCGGTGATGATCGTGGTGGTGGCCTATCTGAGCACCCAGATATTCTCCGGACGCGCGGCCTTCCTGCTCACCGGCGCGGTGATGGCCACCGCCATGTCGGCCAACGTCTTCTTCTGGATCATTCCCGGCCAGCGGCGCATGGTCAAGGCGATGAAGGCGGGTGAGGCGCCCAATCCGCTGGATGGCAAGCGTGGCAAGCAGCGCTCGGTGCACAACACCTACTTCACGCTGCCGGTGGTATTGCTGATGCTCAGCAACCACTACTCGTTCCTTTATACGCACCCCCACTCCTGGCTCATCATGTCACTGTTCATCCTGGCCGGGGCATTGATTCGCCAGTTCTTCGTGCTGATGCACATGGGCAAGACCCGGCCCGCCTATCCTGCGGCGGGGGTTGCGCTCATCGCGGCGGCCTTCTGGGTGGCGATGCCCCATGGCCAGGGAACCGGCAGGGCGGGGGAGGGCCTCGAAGCCCCCTCGATGGCCGAGGTGAGCACGATCATCGAGGCGCGCTGCGTGCAGTGCCACTCCCAGAGCCCAACTCACCCCAGCTTCGCCTCGCCCCCGGCCGGCATCGCCTACGACAGCGAAGCGCAGATAGGGCGCCAGCGGGAACAGATTCAGCAGGTGGTGGCGAGTGGCTACATGCCGCTTGGCAACATGACCAACATGACCGACGAGGAGCGCGCCGCGATCGCTGCCTGGGCAGAGTGACGCTGAACAGAGTGGACGTCTCGCCGTCGGCAAGCTGTATACAATGAATCCCTCATGCATAGCGATGGAGAAGTGCCCAACATGACCGAGCGTCACTCAGCCCCCGGCGTCACCGCCGCCAAGGCCGAACCCAAGGCCCGGCGGCTGGGCAAGAATGGCGATGGTGCCGAGCGCCACGATGCCATCTACCGTTCGATCAGCGATGCGATCATCGAGCACCGCCTCAAGCCGGGGGCACGACTGCGCGAGGATGCGCTGTCGGAGGTGTTCGGCGTCAGCCGCACCGGCATTCGCAAGATACTTCAGCGCCTGGCGCTGGAGCAGCTGGTGACGCTCACGCCACGGCGGGGGGCCAGCGTCACGCGCCCCACGGCGGATGAAGCCAAGGATGTCTTCGATGCCCGCCAGATGATCGAATGCGGTTTGATGCCGGAAGTGGCAAGGCGCATCAGCGAGGCCGATGTGCGTGAGCTGCGCGACATGGCAAGCCGGGAGCGCCAGGCCCTGCGTGCAGGTGAGCAGAGCGTGGCGATCAAGCTCTCGGCGGCCCTCCACGAGCGCCTGGCCGAGCTTTCCGGCAATGCCACGCTTGCCGAGTTCGTCGGCCGGCTCTGCTCGCGCTCGTCGCTGATCCTTGCCGTCTATGGCAACTCAGGTCATCTGGGCTGCGAATCCCACGATCATGAGGATCTCATCGGCCATCTCGAAAAGGGCGACGGCGAGCGTGCCAAGGCGTTCATGGGTCGTCACCTGAAGACGATCGAGGCATCGCTGACGATTGTCGAGGAGGAGGAGGCCGCGCCGGACCTGAGACGGATATTTGGACAGGCGTAACGCCTGATTACCAGGCAACTTGGATGCACCATCAAGAAATATTTGCCGTCCACGTTGTGCCATGGAGGTGCGCCTGCGCCACTCTTTCTCATCGTGGTGCCATGAGTTGAGCATGGCGGTAGAGGAGATTCTTGCATTGATGGTTCTCAACTGATTGTTGTATACCAAAAATAGGTAATTTGTATTTGTTTATGGCGAAGGCCATTCGTCGCGTTGAGGTTTTTGGCCTCTCTCTTGCATATCAGCTGAAAGGCGCGTGTCTCTAGGCGCCTGTCCGGCGAATCCAAGAGAGAGAGAACAACAATATGGTCTACAAGAATATTGCGCAGACCTGGCGCCATACCCGTAACGCTACCGCACTGTCACTCGGGGTTGCGGTGTTGGCAATCCCGGGACTGAGCCAGGCGGAACAGACGCTACGCATCGCCATGACCGCCTCGGACATACCGCTTACGACCGGCCAGCCCGACAGCGGCTTCGAGGGCTACCGTTTCCTGGGTTATACCGTCTATGACGCGTTGATCAACTGGGATCTCTCCTCCGCCGAGGAGATCAGCGGTCTAACCCCCGGATTGGCGGTCTCCTGGGAGGTCGACGAGGAGGATCCGCGGGTATGGAACTTCGAGCTGCGTGAGGGGGTGACGTTTCACGATGGCAGCGAGTGGAACGCCGATGCGGCGATTTGGAACCTCGACAAGATCTACGATGAGGATTCGCCCCAGTTCGACGCGCGCCAGGCAGGCAACGTGCGTGGACGCATTCCCGCCATGGATCAGTACGAGAAGGTCGACGATTATGTCCTGCGTTTCACCACCAGTGAACCGGATGCCTGGTTCGCCTATCAATTGAGTTTCCTGCTCTTCTCGAGCCCGGCACAGTGGGAAGCGCTTGGCGGCGATTGGGACGAATTCGCTCGCCAGCCCTCCGGAACTGGGCCCTTCAAGCTGACTCGCCTGGTGCCGCGCGAGCGCGCCGAGCTCGAGCCCAATGCCGACTACTGGGATGCCGACCGGATCCCGCAGATCGACCGCGTGGTGCTGATTCCGATGCCCGAGTCTAGCTCGCGCACCTCGGCGCTGCTCTCCGACCAGGTCGACTGGATCGAGTCGCCGGCGGCCGACGCGATACCGCGTATGCAGTCGCAGGGCATGACCATTACCCGCAACCCCTATCCACATACCTGGCCGTATCAATTCTCGATGCTCGAGGGCAGCCCGTGGCGCGATATCAATGTACGCAAAGCGGCCAACCTGGCGGTCGACCGCGAAGGACTGCAGGCGCTGCTGGGCGGGATGATGGAGCCGGCGGTGGGTATCGTCACTCCCGATCATCCATGGTTTGGTGAGCCCGAATTCGAGATTCGCCACGATCCAGAGGAGGCGATGCGCCTGCTGGCGCAGAGTGGCCATGGGCCCGACAATCCAGTGCGCGCGCGAGCGCTGATCTCGACATCGGGCTCCGGTCAGATGCAGCCCCTGGCGATGAACGAATATATCCAACAGAGCCTGGCCGAGGTTGGCATCGAACTCGAGTTCGAGGTATTGGACTGGGAATCGCTGTTCCCGAACTGGCGTCACGGCGCCGACCACGCGACCAGCCGCGGCGCCCACTCCACCAACGTCTCCTTTGCCTGGCTCGACCCATTCAGCGGCTTCTATCGCTTCATGCACTCCAGCCTGGCGCCGCCCAATGGCTTCAACTGGGGCTACATGAACGACCCCGAGTATGATCGCCTGCTCGACGAAGCTCGGGTGACCTTCGATCAGCAGGCCCAGGATGCCATTCTTGCCGAATTCCATGCCCGCCTGGTCGACGACGCCGCCTGGTTGTGGGTCGCCCATGATGTAGGCCCACGTGCCATGCATCCAAGGGTCCAGGGCTTCGTTCAGGCCAAGAACTGGTTCCAGGACCTGACTCCGGTCTACCTCGAAGAGTAAGTCGTCTCAGGCATTGCAGTACACGCTGCGATGCCTGAGCGCATGGAGTTCTCATGCCGATCTATTTTATCAAGCGGGTGCTCTACATTATCCCCATCGCCCTGGCGGTCAGCTTCTTCTGTTTTTCGCTAGTGCATCTCTCGCCCGGCGATCCAATGGATGCCGTGGTTTCCGCCGATGCGCCTCGTGAGGTCGTTGCCATGGTGCAGCGCGCCTATGGCTTCGACCGGCCGCTGCCCGAACAGTATGGGCGCTGGGTATTGCGCGCGGTGCAGGGTGATCTTGGGCTGTCGGCGGCCAATGGACGAGCCGTGACCGCGGAAGTGTTCGGCGCCCTGCGCAACACCCTGCGCCTGGCGATCGCCGCTTCGCTGATCGGCTTCACCCTGGGCTGCGCATTCGGCACCCTGGCCGGCTACTGGCAGGGATCGCCGCTCGACCGTCTGGTCACCGGGTTTGCCGTGGGCGGCGTCAGCGTGCCGCACTACTGGCTTGGCATGCTGCTGGTCATCGTCTTTTCGGTCGAGCTCAACTGGCTGCCCTCGTCCGGCGCCGGGCCGGGCAGCTCAGGCGACTGGAACTACGAATGGGCCTACCTGCGTCACCTGATCCTGCCGGCGGTGACGCTATCGGTGATTCCCATGGGGGTGGTGACGCGCACCGTACGCGCCATGGTGGCCGAAATCCTCAATCACGATTTCGTCGAAGCGCTGCGGGCCAAGGGCCTGGCCGAGACACGTGTGTTCCTACATGTGGTCAAGAACGTGGCTCCCACCGCCATGGCGGTCATGGGACTGCAACTCGGCTACCTGCTGGGCGGTTCGATCCTGGTCGAGACGGTGTTCTCCTGGCCCGGAACCGGTCTGCTGCTCAACAATGCCATCTTCCAGCGCGACCTGCCGATTCTGCAGGGCACCATCCTAGTGCTGGCGATCTTTTTCGTACTGCTCAACCTTATCGTCGATCTGGCCCAGGCGCGCCTGGACCCGCGTATCCAGCGCAATTGATCGCCAAGGAGTTCTGCCATGCCCCCTACCCTCGATGCGACTGCCGCGGTTGCCA
This DNA window, taken from Halomonas sp. TA22, encodes the following:
- a CDS encoding GntR family transcriptional regulator; protein product: MTERHSAPGVTAAKAEPKARRLGKNGDGAERHDAIYRSISDAIIEHRLKPGARLREDALSEVFGVSRTGIRKILQRLALEQLVTLTPRRGASVTRPTADEAKDVFDARQMIECGLMPEVARRISEADVRELRDMASRERQALRAGEQSVAIKLSAALHERLAELSGNATLAEFVGRLCSRSSLILAVYGNSGHLGCESHDHEDLIGHLEKGDGERAKAFMGRHLKTIEASLTIVEEEEAAPDLRRIFGQA
- a CDS encoding ABC transporter substrate-binding protein, whose protein sequence is MVYKNIAQTWRHTRNATALSLGVAVLAIPGLSQAEQTLRIAMTASDIPLTTGQPDSGFEGYRFLGYTVYDALINWDLSSAEEISGLTPGLAVSWEVDEEDPRVWNFELREGVTFHDGSEWNADAAIWNLDKIYDEDSPQFDARQAGNVRGRIPAMDQYEKVDDYVLRFTTSEPDAWFAYQLSFLLFSSPAQWEALGGDWDEFARQPSGTGPFKLTRLVPRERAELEPNADYWDADRIPQIDRVVLIPMPESSSRTSALLSDQVDWIESPAADAIPRMQSQGMTITRNPYPHTWPYQFSMLEGSPWRDINVRKAANLAVDREGLQALLGGMMEPAVGIVTPDHPWFGEPEFEIRHDPEEAMRLLAQSGHGPDNPVRARALISTSGSGQMQPLAMNEYIQQSLAEVGIELEFEVLDWESLFPNWRHGADHATSRGAHSTNVSFAWLDPFSGFYRFMHSSLAPPNGFNWGYMNDPEYDRLLDEARVTFDQQAQDAILAEFHARLVDDAAWLWVAHDVGPRAMHPRVQGFVQAKNWFQDLTPVYLEE
- a CDS encoding urate hydroxylase PuuD; translated protein: MQAYLLEFSNMLLRWLHVIAAIAWIGESIYFVMLDNSLRTPRDEGDRRKGVFGEMWAVHGGGFYHNQKYATSPAKLPDDLHWSFWKAYTTWLSGFALFVLLYMANPGFYLVNPNSSWAWAANMSGWQANIAALLFLLLGWVVYNELCKRISPNMERDGILSLAVAVMIVVVAYLSTQIFSGRAAFLLTGAVMATAMSANVFFWIIPGQRRMVKAMKAGEAPNPLDGKRGKQRSVHNTYFTLPVVLLMLSNHYSFLYTHPHSWLIMSLFILAGALIRQFFVLMHMGKTRPAYPAAGVALIAAAFWVAMPHGQGTGRAGEGLEAPSMAEVSTIIEARCVQCHSQSPTHPSFASPPAGIAYDSEAQIGRQREQIQQVVASGYMPLGNMTNMTDEERAAIAAWAE
- a CDS encoding aspartate carbamoyltransferase, translated to MTSHLLSVDSLSREHVDHLLRVAARMEPIAQRRKVTRVLEGAVLGNLFFEASTRTRISFNAAFCRLGGSVCDTTGFTFSSMAKGESLYDTSRVMGGYVDAIVMRHPDQGSVAEFAQATNVPVINGGDGPGEHPSQALLDLYTIDKEFTRLGKRLAGAHLLMTGDLKYGRTVHSLIKLLSLYDPMRITLVSPPGLEMPSHLVDMVVSRGHRVEQRESLASDFSDLDVVYTTRIQRERFTDEMSESFAGISQDFIVERAFLDQCCSPTTIVMHPLPRDSRPGANDLSVNLNGDPRLAIFRQTDNGIPVRMAIFATLLEVEELIEKDLRDVRWFVPSKTGVDDRQL
- a CDS encoding ABC transporter permease; the encoded protein is MPIYFIKRVLYIIPIALAVSFFCFSLVHLSPGDPMDAVVSADAPREVVAMVQRAYGFDRPLPEQYGRWVLRAVQGDLGLSAANGRAVTAEVFGALRNTLRLAIAASLIGFTLGCAFGTLAGYWQGSPLDRLVTGFAVGGVSVPHYWLGMLLVIVFSVELNWLPSSGAGPGSSGDWNYEWAYLRHLILPAVTLSVIPMGVVTRTVRAMVAEILNHDFVEALRAKGLAETRVFLHVVKNVAPTAMAVMGLQLGYLLGGSILVETVFSWPGTGLLLNNAIFQRDLPILQGTILVLAIFFVLLNLIVDLAQARLDPRIQRN
- a CDS encoding SDR family oxidoreductase codes for the protein MSDQNQPPQHQDKQPGEEHEMRPEPEYIRASYRGSDKLKGKVAIITGGDSGIGRAVAVHYAREGADSVIVYLDEQRDAEDTQALIEAEGRRCLLIKGDVGEASFCREVVDKALETFGKIDIVVNNAAEQYDWDDITDIPDDQLQRTFQTNIFSHFYMIKAALPHMREGGAIIASSSINAFKGNPSLIDYSATKGAIQGLIRSLAIPLVSKGIRINAVAPGPVWTPLIPASFDEEKVASFGDQVPMGRAAQPSEMGPAYVYLACEDSSYMTGQTMHLNGGVVLNT
- the uraD gene encoding 2-oxo-4-hydroxy-4-carboxy-5-ureidoimidazoline decarboxylase, which translates into the protein MSELTLLPAPSSLSRDAFVQVYGEIYEHSPWIAALAWEAGLSQAQDTPAGLASAMGQVLNAASAERQLEVIRAHPDLAGKAALAGKLTQDSSREQAGAGLDQCSPEEFARFERLNEAYKARFGFPFVMAVKGQDRYAILTAFATRLDNSLDEERRTAIEQVNRIALLRLQARAGN
- a CDS encoding IclR family transcriptional regulator, which codes for MTESKRKPVGRPAGASKSSGGHSQSLVRGLNILEGLAAAPMGLALSDIAQIVGLAPSTTHRLLQALHKQGFITQDSELGLWKIGVKTFQIGNTFLEARDFVATARPYLRQLTNESGESTNLGIRDDGWAVFLAQSESPQMMRMITRLGSRAPLHASGVGKALLAWLPDTEIERILQARGLPRVTDNTIDTPSRLREGLAEIRRQGYACDREEHAVGLHCVAASIHDEQTLPIGAISVSGPMARIPESRLTELGGLVSRAAQEITLLIGGRLPTSMQAQEEIARRA
- the uraH gene encoding hydroxyisourate hydrolase; its protein translation is MGRLTTHVLDTSLGRPGHGIRIEIFRLEGEQRTRLGETVTNDDGRCDAPLLEGEAFSVGEYELLFHAGDYLQRQGVVAREPCFLDRIPLRFGVADAGEHYHVPLLLSPYSYSTYRGS